One window of Quercus robur chromosome 12, dhQueRobu3.1, whole genome shotgun sequence genomic DNA carries:
- the LOC126709119 gene encoding trihelix transcription factor ASR3 isoform X2: MKCKMESEESSQLRASGSRHTRSQAAPEWTVKGALILANEYAAVEADCSDALSSYQKWKIIAENCTALDVPRTLNQCRRKWDSLAAEYGKIKKWEFRSRSGSYWSLESERRRKFGLPEEFDYELFKAVDDFMSARENRSDTEPESDPEAKAEMADVVEELGFKRQRRRFTSQKSWLEGKPLKCHIKEEPSRRSTEEKPRKRRLEDPVNSLTEENPQKSCIKGKHKKGHVEEPVENPLEEKPKRSHGKGETRRSHVEEEETIGTEAKEQMMVMKLQENAELINAIVSENVDLGAANVSNVEDYRTDFVRRQGDKLIACLRDIVNTLDQLHGHVQECE; the protein is encoded by the exons atgaagTGTAAAATGGAAAGTGAAGAGAGCAGCCAATTGCGTGCTTCAGGATCTAGACACACGCGTTCTCAGGCAGCTCCAGAGTGGACTGTAAAGGGTGCCCTCATTCTTGCAAATGAGTATGCTGCTGTTGAAGCAGATTGTTCAGATGCTTTGTCTAGCTACCAGAAGTGGAAGATAATAGCTGAAAATTGCACTGCTTTGGATGTACCGCGAACTTTGAATCAGTGCCGGAGGAAGTGGGACTCCTTGGCTGCTGAGTATGGCAAGATCAAGAAGTGGGAGTTCCGGTCCAGGAGTGGTTCATATTGGTCTCTGGAAAGtgaaaggagaagaaaatttGGGCTTCCAGAGGAATTTGACTATGAGCTGTTCAAAGCAGTTGATGATTTCATGAGTGCAAGGGAGAACCGGTCGGATACTGAGCCAGAAAGTGACCCAGAAGCAAAGGCAGAGATGGCTGATGTAGTTGAAGAACTAG GGTTCAAGAGGCAAAGACGGCGGTTCACATCTCAGAAAAGTTGGCTGGAAGGAAAGCCACTGAAATGCCACATAAAGGAAGAGCCTTCAAGAAGGTCCACGGAAGAAAAGCCTCGGAAAAGACGCCTTGAAGATCCTGTGAATAGCTTAACAGAAGAAAATCCTCAGAAAAGCTGCATTAAGGGAAAGCATAAAAAAGGCCATGTAGAAGAACCTGTGGAGAACCCTCTAGAAGAAAAGCCTAAGAGAAGTCATGGTAAAGGAGAGACTCGGAGAAGTCATGTGGAAGAAGAGGAGACAATCGGCACAGAAGCAAAAGAGCAAATGATGGTTATGAAATTGCAGGAGAATGCAGAACTGATCAATGCCATTGTTTCTGAAAATGTCGACTTAGGGGCTGCCAATGTGAGTAATGTGGAGGACTACCGAACTGATTTTGTAAGACGTCAAGGGGACAAGCTTATTGCATGCCTCAGAGACATTGTAAACACCCTTGATCAGCTCCACGGTCACGTTCAAGAATGTGAATAA
- the LOC126709119 gene encoding trihelix transcription factor ASR3 isoform X1 yields the protein MKCKMESEESSQLRASGSRHTRSQAAPEWTVKGALILANEYAAVEADCSDALSSYQKWKIIAENCTALDVPRTLNQCRRKWDSLAAEYGKIKKWEFRSRSGSYWSLESERRRKFGLPEEFDYELFKAVDDFMSARENRSDTEPESDPEAKAEMADVVEELGLGVVVYQSERPNHDRTDTGFKRQRRRFTSQKSWLEGKPLKCHIKEEPSRRSTEEKPRKRRLEDPVNSLTEENPQKSCIKGKHKKGHVEEPVENPLEEKPKRSHGKGETRRSHVEEEETIGTEAKEQMMVMKLQENAELINAIVSENVDLGAANVSNVEDYRTDFVRRQGDKLIACLRDIVNTLDQLHGHVQECE from the exons atgaagTGTAAAATGGAAAGTGAAGAGAGCAGCCAATTGCGTGCTTCAGGATCTAGACACACGCGTTCTCAGGCAGCTCCAGAGTGGACTGTAAAGGGTGCCCTCATTCTTGCAAATGAGTATGCTGCTGTTGAAGCAGATTGTTCAGATGCTTTGTCTAGCTACCAGAAGTGGAAGATAATAGCTGAAAATTGCACTGCTTTGGATGTACCGCGAACTTTGAATCAGTGCCGGAGGAAGTGGGACTCCTTGGCTGCTGAGTATGGCAAGATCAAGAAGTGGGAGTTCCGGTCCAGGAGTGGTTCATATTGGTCTCTGGAAAGtgaaaggagaagaaaatttGGGCTTCCAGAGGAATTTGACTATGAGCTGTTCAAAGCAGTTGATGATTTCATGAGTGCAAGGGAGAACCGGTCGGATACTGAGCCAGAAAGTGACCCAGAAGCAAAGGCAGAGATGGCTGATGTAGTTGAAGAACTAG GACTAGGGGTGGTAGTTTATCAATCTGAAAGACCAAATCACGACAGAACTGATACAG GGTTCAAGAGGCAAAGACGGCGGTTCACATCTCAGAAAAGTTGGCTGGAAGGAAAGCCACTGAAATGCCACATAAAGGAAGAGCCTTCAAGAAGGTCCACGGAAGAAAAGCCTCGGAAAAGACGCCTTGAAGATCCTGTGAATAGCTTAACAGAAGAAAATCCTCAGAAAAGCTGCATTAAGGGAAAGCATAAAAAAGGCCATGTAGAAGAACCTGTGGAGAACCCTCTAGAAGAAAAGCCTAAGAGAAGTCATGGTAAAGGAGAGACTCGGAGAAGTCATGTGGAAGAAGAGGAGACAATCGGCACAGAAGCAAAAGAGCAAATGATGGTTATGAAATTGCAGGAGAATGCAGAACTGATCAATGCCATTGTTTCTGAAAATGTCGACTTAGGGGCTGCCAATGTGAGTAATGTGGAGGACTACCGAACTGATTTTGTAAGACGTCAAGGGGACAAGCTTATTGCATGCCTCAGAGACATTGTAAACACCCTTGATCAGCTCCACGGTCACGTTCAAGAATGTGAATAA
- the LOC126709253 gene encoding gamma-glutamylcyclotransferase 2-1: MVFWVFGYGSLVWNPGFEYDEKVIGYIKDYRRVFDLACIDHRGTPEHPARTCTLEQKEGAICWGAAYRVEGDPERERLAMEYLERRECEYDEKTLVDFYKEEDSLQPALTGVIVFTSTPDKESNKYYLGPAPLEEMARQIATANGPCGNNRDYLFLLEKALSQIGHEEDMVIELANEVRKVLDEGIPKERKSVLEIEGIPKERKLVGPPHIPHNKSHMPTLQLHPLPEAIAMDSS, from the exons atggttttttgggttttcggCTATGGTTCACTGGTGTGGAACCCAGGATTTGAATACGATGAGAAGGTGATAGGCTACATTAAGGACTACAGGCGTGTATTTGATCTTG CATGCATTGATCACAGAGGCACACCTGAACATCCTGCGCGCACTTGCACATTGGAACAGAAAGAAGGAGCCATATGC TGGGGTGCTGCTTATCGTGTTGAGGGAGACCCTGAAAGGGAAAGATTAGCAATGGAg TATTTGGAAAGGAGGGAATGTGAATATGATGAAAAGACACTTGTAGACTTCTACAAG GAAGAAGATTCCTTGCAGCCTGCTTTAACAGGGGTTATAGT TTTCACATCCACTCCAGACAAAGAATCAAACAAGTACTATCTTGGACCTGCACCATTGGAGGAAATGGCCAG GCAAATTGCAACTGCTAATGGGCCATGCGGAAACAATAGAGACTATCTTTTCCTGTTAGAGAAGGCCTTGTCTCAAATTG GCCATGAGGAAGACATGGTGATAGAGCTTGCAAACGAGGTGAGGAAGGTACTTGATGAAGGAATTCCGAAGGAGAGGAAGTCGGTACTTGAAATTGAAGGAATTCCGAAGGAGAGGAAGTTGGTTGGGCCACCCCACATCCCACACAACAAGTCCCATATGCCCACCCTTCAACTGCATCCACTTCCAGAAGCCATTGCCATGGACTCCTCCTAG